One window of the Runella slithyformis DSM 19594 genome contains the following:
- a CDS encoding gliding motility-associated C-terminal domain-containing protein — MKRWLTCGLLLIWSAGAKAGHIIGGDIAITKQAATSNSYLLTLTLIFDDALGSTDGKAFISSFRKSTNARIEDFTLLRTSIQEVPYANARCVPNPRESRVVLARYTATVSLPNAAYNDPQGYYFAWEECCRNGGIVNIQTPNRVGLALYAEIPLTGIAAGLPQFKTPEIKYVCIGKNFEADFGATSTADNELRYSLVTPLIGSTDQGGPFPAKSKAGPYNRATWAGGFDSTKAIPGTNPLQIDPKTGKLRLTASQIGLFAFAVRCEEWNRGVKVGEVHREFVFNVVDCISSMPEPVFVEILTASPSVTFQSSAGTISSLEMCQGDSAVLKANDENPKWAYQWLKDDQPIANATHPSLGVYEPGNYTIIKRFTESCGTEEAVTNFTRVNVKSAPSVRISSGRPLPLCSNDSTNLSIGLPANATIQWRQNGTPTGNASQIFPNVKQEGIYSVWVTDAVTKCAAKDSVIIKRISAPTASVTLSGSPVFCAKDSTKLITPLTKGYDYAWYQDDTPLFTAFNNVFSPQESGRYSVAVTDTATKCSTRSASVNVIVKPSPKVILDPIPALCTSGLQAITLSASPAGGTFSGQGVAGNRFVSLELAAGTYPITYTYTNVQGCSARDTKNAFIAPPPRIEVSKKLVVVRGDSIQIKTLFPLNSTAVWFPSIGLSNARSLSPTVSPDRTTTYKVTVTTEQGCVAEATAEVIVIDLRIPNGFTPNNDGVNDTWEIAGIRDFPNCTVEVFNRWGNLVFSNKGYETPWDGRWNGDAVPVGTYYYHIYLREVEYKLTGSLNVIR, encoded by the coding sequence ATGAAGCGGTGGTTAACGTGCGGGCTATTGTTGATTTGGAGTGCGGGAGCGAAGGCCGGCCACATTATCGGGGGAGACATTGCCATTACCAAACAGGCAGCTACTTCCAACAGCTATCTCCTCACTTTAACGCTGATCTTTGACGATGCCCTCGGCAGTACAGACGGCAAAGCCTTTATTTCATCCTTCCGAAAAAGCACCAACGCCCGCATCGAAGATTTTACGCTGCTCCGTACCTCCATTCAGGAAGTTCCTTATGCCAACGCCCGTTGCGTACCCAACCCACGGGAATCCCGTGTTGTATTGGCTCGCTATACCGCAACGGTCTCTTTGCCCAACGCTGCCTACAATGACCCACAGGGGTATTATTTTGCTTGGGAAGAATGCTGTCGCAACGGCGGGATCGTCAATATTCAAACGCCCAACCGAGTGGGATTGGCGCTTTATGCCGAAATTCCACTAACCGGTATTGCCGCCGGCCTCCCCCAATTCAAAACACCGGAAATCAAATACGTATGCATCGGCAAAAATTTTGAAGCTGATTTTGGCGCAACGAGTACCGCCGACAATGAACTGCGCTACAGCCTGGTCACGCCCCTCATCGGCTCAACCGATCAGGGGGGACCCTTTCCCGCCAAATCAAAAGCAGGACCTTACAACCGCGCGACATGGGCGGGCGGCTTTGACAGCACAAAGGCTATTCCCGGTACCAATCCGCTTCAAATTGACCCTAAAACGGGAAAGCTCCGGCTCACAGCTTCTCAAATTGGACTGTTTGCCTTTGCCGTTCGCTGCGAAGAATGGAACCGAGGCGTAAAAGTAGGTGAAGTACACCGAGAGTTTGTGTTCAACGTCGTTGATTGTATCTCTTCCATGCCGGAGCCTGTTTTTGTTGAAATCTTAACGGCTTCTCCTTCCGTCACATTCCAATCCTCGGCCGGCACGATTTCGTCCCTGGAAATGTGTCAGGGAGATTCGGCCGTTCTGAAAGCCAATGACGAAAACCCCAAGTGGGCGTACCAATGGCTGAAGGATGATCAACCCATTGCCAACGCTACCCATCCTTCGCTGGGCGTTTACGAACCCGGAAACTATACCATTATCAAGCGCTTTACCGAAAGTTGCGGCACCGAGGAGGCTGTGACAAATTTTACGCGGGTAAACGTAAAAAGTGCCCCGAGCGTCCGTATCTCATCCGGTCGGCCGCTGCCGCTGTGTTCCAATGACAGCACGAACCTCAGCATCGGACTGCCGGCCAATGCCACAATACAATGGCGGCAAAACGGCACCCCGACCGGAAATGCAAGTCAAATTTTCCCCAATGTCAAACAGGAAGGTATTTACAGCGTATGGGTGACCGACGCTGTTACCAAATGCGCAGCCAAAGACAGTGTAATCATCAAACGCATTTCAGCTCCCACGGCTTCGGTTACCCTTTCGGGTTCTCCTGTTTTTTGCGCAAAGGATTCCACCAAACTCATTACCCCCCTCACTAAAGGGTACGACTATGCGTGGTATCAGGATGACACCCCTCTATTTACGGCCTTCAACAATGTCTTTTCCCCGCAGGAATCCGGGCGCTATTCCGTGGCAGTCACAGACACCGCCACCAAATGCAGTACCCGCTCAGCCTCCGTTAATGTGATTGTAAAACCTTCTCCCAAGGTCATTCTTGACCCAATTCCGGCTTTGTGTACTTCCGGTCTTCAGGCTATTACCCTATCCGCCTCTCCTGCCGGGGGAACCTTCAGCGGACAGGGCGTGGCAGGAAACCGGTTTGTGAGTCTGGAGTTAGCCGCCGGGACATACCCTATCACGTATACATACACCAACGTGCAGGGTTGCTCTGCGAGAGATACCAAAAATGCTTTCATCGCCCCGCCGCCGCGTATTGAGGTTTCCAAAAAATTGGTGGTTGTCCGGGGAGACAGTATTCAGATCAAAACCCTTTTTCCGCTCAATTCCACGGCGGTGTGGTTTCCGAGCATTGGCCTCAGCAATGCCCGGTCCCTCAGCCCGACCGTCAGTCCTGACCGTACCACTACCTATAAAGTTACGGTAACGACCGAACAGGGCTGCGTGGCCGAAGCCACAGCGGAAGTCATCGTCATTGACCTCCGCATCCCGAATGGCTTTACGCCCAACAACGACGGAGTCAACGACACGTGGGAAATAGCGGGTATTCGAGATTTTCCGAATTGCACCGTTGAAGTATTTAATCGTTGGGGAAACCTCGTATTCAGCAATAAAGGCTACGAAACCCCGTGGGACGGTCGATGGAACGGCGACGCCGTGCCCGTAGGAACCTACTATTATCACATCTATCTGCGCGAAGTGGAATATAAATTGACGGGAAGTTTGAACGTGATTCGGTAA
- a CDS encoding DUF192 domain-containing protein translates to MEKRRSYVSYILLAVFTLAGALYLLRPLLVSNRNEATSAGTESSASSTAPAAPASGIVKEGEVVFLKGGKQFRKIDVEIAENDTERQKGLMFRPYLSDSVGMLFVFEEATPQSFWMRNTMISLDIIYVDQNKKIVSIQKKAKPYSEESLPSFGNAQYVVEVNGGYCDKYGIQVGDEIAF, encoded by the coding sequence ATGGAAAAGCGTCGTTCTTACGTTAGTTATATCTTATTGGCGGTCTTTACACTGGCAGGGGCCTTATATCTTTTAAGGCCCCTGTTGGTTTCCAACCGTAACGAAGCCACTTCAGCCGGAACCGAATCGTCGGCTTCCTCAACGGCTCCTGCCGCCCCGGCAAGCGGGATCGTTAAAGAAGGAGAAGTGGTGTTTTTGAAAGGCGGCAAACAGTTCCGAAAAATTGACGTTGAAATTGCCGAAAATGACACTGAGCGCCAAAAAGGGCTGATGTTTCGGCCGTATCTTTCGGACTCTGTAGGCATGCTGTTTGTCTTTGAAGAAGCTACTCCGCAAAGTTTTTGGATGAGAAATACCATGATTTCTTTAGACATCATCTACGTTGACCAAAACAAAAAGATCGTATCCATCCAAAAGAAGGCTAAACCATATTCCGAAGAAAGCCTTCCTTCTTTTGGCAATGCGCAGTACGTAGTGGAAGTAAACGGCGGTTATTGTGACAAATACGGCATTCAGGTCGGGGATGAGATTGCTTTCTAG
- the cysS gene encoding cysteine--tRNA ligase, producing MTQPLKIYNSLSRQKELFQPLSPPHVGLYVCGPTVYNYVHLGNLRTFLTFDILFRYLTHIGYKVRYVRNITDVGHLVGDGDEGEDKIGRMAKLEKLEPMEIVQRYTNDFHQVLEQLNFRTPSIEPTATGHLIEQIEAVKDLIEKGLAYESNGSVYFDINQYNANGNNYGKLSGRVLDDLLTETRELEGTSEKRNPLDFAIWKKAAPEHIMQWESPWGKGFPGWHLECTCMSTKYLGKQFDIHGGGMDLKFPHHECEIAQGTGLNGTEPVRYWMHSNMLTVNGQKMSKSLGNSFLPAELFAGTHPLLEQAYSPMTSRFFMLQSQYRSTLDFSNDALKGSQKAYKRIINGLKAIKSLKYIPAEVENLPNETGLKVSTPGVQIDEKKVADIRKTVQGFYDAMNDDLNTAVAIAQLFNLLKYVNMIYLNQLAPAALGEEGFALLKSTYVTFTEEVLGLKEETTESNAVLNGMLDLYREYKSAQQYDKVDQIRSYFKAQNLVIRDMKHRIDWAYEE from the coding sequence ATGACACAACCACTCAAAATTTATAATTCCCTCTCCCGTCAAAAAGAACTTTTTCAGCCTCTCAGCCCACCGCACGTAGGCTTGTATGTGTGTGGGCCAACGGTCTATAATTACGTACACTTAGGCAATCTCCGTACCTTTTTAACCTTCGATATCCTCTTTCGGTACCTGACGCACATCGGTTATAAGGTTCGCTATGTACGCAACATTACCGACGTAGGCCACCTGGTAGGCGACGGCGACGAAGGCGAAGACAAAATCGGACGGATGGCCAAACTGGAAAAGCTGGAACCTATGGAGATCGTTCAGCGCTATACCAACGATTTTCATCAGGTATTGGAGCAACTCAATTTCCGTACACCCAGTATCGAGCCGACCGCCACGGGGCATTTGATCGAGCAGATCGAAGCGGTCAAAGACCTGATTGAGAAGGGCCTCGCCTATGAATCCAACGGCTCGGTGTATTTTGATATCAATCAATACAACGCCAACGGCAACAATTACGGTAAACTCTCGGGAAGAGTATTGGATGACCTTTTGACCGAAACCCGGGAATTGGAAGGCACGTCCGAAAAGCGCAATCCGCTGGATTTTGCCATTTGGAAAAAAGCCGCTCCCGAGCATATCATGCAGTGGGAGTCGCCCTGGGGCAAAGGCTTCCCGGGGTGGCACTTAGAATGTACCTGCATGAGTACCAAGTACTTAGGCAAACAGTTTGATATCCACGGCGGCGGCATGGACCTAAAATTCCCTCACCATGAATGCGAGATAGCGCAGGGAACAGGTTTGAACGGCACCGAGCCGGTACGGTATTGGATGCACTCCAATATGCTGACGGTCAACGGACAGAAGATGTCGAAATCGCTGGGAAATTCGTTTTTGCCGGCCGAGTTATTTGCGGGCACCCACCCCTTGCTCGAACAGGCCTACAGCCCCATGACCTCACGGTTCTTTATGCTGCAAAGCCAGTACCGAAGTACGCTTGACTTTTCAAACGATGCTCTAAAAGGTTCGCAGAAGGCGTATAAGAGAATCATCAACGGCCTCAAAGCCATTAAATCATTGAAGTATATTCCTGCCGAAGTGGAAAATTTGCCCAATGAAACCGGCTTGAAAGTCTCTACACCGGGCGTTCAGATCGACGAAAAGAAAGTAGCCGATATCCGGAAAACGGTGCAGGGTTTTTATGACGCCATGAACGACGACCTCAACACGGCTGTGGCTATTGCACAGCTCTTTAATCTGCTGAAGTACGTCAACATGATTTACCTCAACCAATTGGCTCCCGCCGCTTTGGGCGAAGAAGGCTTTGCGTTGCTGAAGTCAACCTATGTAACGTTTACCGAAGAAGTGTTGGGGCTGAAAGAAGAAACCACAGAAAGCAATGCCGTATTGAACGGAATGCTTGATCTGTACCGTGAATACAAATCTGCCCAACAATACGATAAGGTAGACCAAATCCGTTCTTATTTCAAAGCGCAGAACTTAGTGATCCGCGACATGAAACATCGGATCGACTGGGCGTATGAAGAGTAG
- the udk gene encoding uridine kinase: MKKPFIVGITGGSASGKTYFLNSLMGAFGEDEICLISQDHYYRARHEVPVDENGVHNFDLPYAINHRKYAEHIIDLREGKTVEQLEYTFNNPAIIPQLLTFRPTPIIVVEGIFVFYFKEIAELLDLKIFIDAKEHIKLKRRIIRDQVERGYDLTDVLYRWENHVFPTYEQFIKPSKADADIIIPNNRHFHRGLEVVKAFLKSKLEP, encoded by the coding sequence ATGAAAAAACCTTTTATCGTTGGAATCACGGGCGGGAGTGCATCGGGAAAGACCTATTTTCTTAACAGCCTGATGGGCGCTTTTGGCGAGGATGAAATCTGCCTGATTTCGCAGGATCATTACTACCGTGCCCGGCACGAAGTGCCGGTTGACGAAAACGGCGTTCACAACTTCGATTTACCCTACGCTATCAACCACCGAAAATACGCCGAGCACATCATCGACCTCCGTGAAGGAAAAACCGTTGAGCAGTTGGAATATACCTTTAATAATCCCGCCATTATTCCGCAGTTGCTTACTTTTCGACCCACGCCCATCATTGTAGTAGAAGGCATCTTTGTATTTTACTTCAAAGAAATTGCGGAGTTGCTGGACTTGAAGATCTTTATTGATGCCAAAGAACACATTAAGCTCAAGCGCCGTATCATCCGCGATCAGGTAGAGCGCGGCTACGACCTCACCGATGTGTTGTACCGTTGGGAAAACCACGTATTTCCTACCTATGAGCAGTTTATCAAACCTTCAAAAGCTGACGCAGATATTATCATTCCTAATAACCGGCATTTTCACCGGGGGCTGGAAGTGGTCAAAGCGTTTTTGAAAAGTAAGCTTGAGCCTTAA
- a CDS encoding PspC domain-containing protein: MDRFRYFVENHVFGVCTRIGEIFNISASSIRLYFIYASFLTFGSPIIVYLVMAFWMEMGKHLRRHNNPTIWEL, encoded by the coding sequence ATGGACCGTTTCCGATATTTTGTTGAAAACCACGTTTTTGGCGTTTGTACTCGCATTGGGGAAATCTTTAATATCTCCGCAAGCAGTATCCGACTCTACTTTATATACGCCAGTTTTTTAACCTTTGGCTCCCCCATCATTGTTTATTTGGTGATGGCCTTCTGGATGGAGATGGGCAAGCACCTTCGCAGGCACAACAATCCCACTATCTGGGAATTATAG
- a CDS encoding cold-shock protein: protein MQTGTVKFFNEARGYGFIVDDESQKEIFVHVTGLGGVVIREKDRVEYEIVDGKKGLNATKVKKI from the coding sequence ATGCAAACAGGAACAGTAAAGTTTTTCAATGAAGCCAGGGGGTATGGGTTTATTGTAGACGATGAATCTCAAAAAGAAATTTTTGTACATGTTACAGGGTTAGGCGGGGTTGTTATCCGCGAGAAAGACCGTGTAGAGTACGAAATCGTTGATGGTAAAAAAGGCTTGAACGCAACTAAAGTAAAGAAAATTTGA
- a CDS encoding Gfo/Idh/MocA family protein, translating to MQRIAMLGSGFIGRFYAESIHGQRGRDRVVAIYARREESAKKFADEYGCTFWSTDMEEVIAHPDVTMVCVALPNNLHEAAVMLCVKHKKAVVSTKPLGRNGAEALRMMQAIEEAGVFGGYLEDLCYTPKFLKSKQMVDNGALGRILWAKSRETHPGPHSNWFWDKEMAGGGCILDLGCHCIEIARNFIGKDVKPVEVMCWAATQVKPIEAEDHAIALVKYENGAIGQFEVSWTFRGGMDLRDEVMGTEGTIWMNNFLRTGFEVFTTGKGGDYVAEKAESNTGWLFPVGDEVNELGYNHMFTDMFRSVEEGTEPAETFYDGYVVNAIIDAAYKSAKTKLWEPVELPVWRGQEGLTPVSTLIDYDADYYLIKEEVTHDGRHKVILKDKKTNEIIERDL from the coding sequence ATGCAACGCATTGCCATGCTAGGTTCGGGCTTTATCGGACGTTTTTACGCAGAATCCATTCACGGTCAGCGCGGACGTGACCGTGTGGTGGCCATTTATGCGCGCCGTGAAGAGAGCGCCAAAAAATTTGCCGATGAGTATGGCTGTACGTTTTGGTCGACCGATATGGAAGAGGTGATCGCTCACCCTGATGTCACCATGGTGTGTGTGGCCTTACCCAACAACCTGCATGAAGCAGCCGTGATGCTGTGTGTAAAGCATAAAAAAGCAGTAGTTAGCACCAAACCGCTGGGCCGAAACGGGGCCGAGGCCCTGCGCATGATGCAGGCCATTGAAGAGGCGGGGGTTTTCGGCGGTTATCTGGAAGATTTATGTTATACGCCCAAATTTCTGAAATCCAAACAAATGGTAGACAACGGCGCGCTGGGACGAATTCTGTGGGCCAAATCACGTGAAACCCACCCCGGGCCGCACAGCAACTGGTTTTGGGACAAAGAAATGGCCGGCGGCGGCTGCATCCTTGATCTGGGCTGTCACTGCATCGAAATTGCCCGCAATTTTATCGGAAAAGACGTCAAACCCGTGGAAGTGATGTGCTGGGCGGCTACGCAGGTAAAACCCATCGAAGCCGAAGACCACGCCATTGCGCTTGTCAAATACGAAAACGGAGCCATCGGGCAATTTGAAGTAAGCTGGACATTTCGAGGCGGCATGGACCTGCGCGATGAAGTAATGGGAACGGAAGGGACGATATGGATGAACAATTTCCTTCGTACGGGTTTTGAAGTATTCACAACGGGAAAGGGCGGCGACTACGTAGCGGAAAAGGCCGAAAGCAATACAGGATGGCTTTTCCCCGTGGGAGATGAAGTGAATGAGCTTGGGTACAATCACATGTTTACCGATATGTTTCGGTCGGTTGAAGAAGGTACCGAACCGGCCGAAACCTTTTACGATGGCTACGTGGTCAACGCCATCATTGACGCCGCCTACAAATCAGCCAAAACCAAACTCTGGGAACCCGTCGAGCTGCCCGTTTGGCGCGGTCAGGAAGGGCTGACACCGGTTTCAACGCTGATTGACTATGATGCTGACTATTATTTAATTAAAGAAGAAGTAACGCACGATGGCCGCCATAAAGTCATATTGAAAGACAAAAAGACCAACGAAATCATCGAACGAGACTTGTAG
- a CDS encoding heavy-metal-associated domain-containing protein: protein MARIISITLNVGLTGLVHLLCCWLPLVVVLFNGASLGWLAEYRTPLIALQLGALAWSFYDLYLRPSHRAGGFEKRVFWVAVGLTVVLNLIPHRYFQAEESRLAQAQLERIRSTRVAQFELKTPLKSVEKLNNTLQSVEGVVPSQIKLTDEVVSVRYYSEKTSDEAILATLRKQGYHVSMID from the coding sequence ATGGCAAGAATTATTTCGATAACATTAAATGTGGGGTTAACGGGGCTGGTGCATCTGTTGTGTTGCTGGTTGCCTTTGGTGGTTGTGTTGTTCAACGGGGCGTCTTTGGGGTGGCTTGCAGAATACCGTACTCCTTTGATTGCTTTGCAGTTAGGGGCCTTAGCATGGTCTTTCTACGATTTGTATCTACGGCCTTCTCACCGGGCGGGTGGATTTGAGAAAAGAGTATTTTGGGTAGCGGTAGGCCTTACCGTTGTGCTTAATCTGATCCCACACCGGTATTTTCAGGCCGAAGAAAGCCGTCTGGCGCAGGCACAATTGGAGCGAATCCGTTCCACAAGAGTGGCCCAATTTGAACTGAAAACGCCGTTGAAATCGGTAGAAAAGTTAAACAATACACTTCAATCCGTAGAAGGGGTTGTCCCTTCGCAAATCAAGCTGACCGATGAGGTGGTTTCGGTGCGTTATTACTCAGAAAAAACGTCCGATGAAGCTATTTTGGCAACACTTCGTAAGCAGGGCTATCACGTTTCAATGATCGACTAA
- a CDS encoding AAA family ATPase: MNFESRIDLQDLNDAISAIKSEIGKIIVGQHTTIELLLTAILADGHVLVEGVPGVAKTLTAKLLAKTINTEFSRIQFTPDLMPSDVLGTSIFNPKLANFEFMKGPIFSNIILVDEINRAPAKTQSALFEVMEERQATIDGTTYPMSSPFIVIATQNPVEHEGTYRLPEAQLDRFLFKIVVGYPTAEQEVEVLRGHHLRKNMAEAIADITSILQPQQLAELRAKTHQVHVEDKLLEYLAQIILQTRNNKSLFLGASPRASVALLNSSKALAAIRGRDFVTPEDIQALAPAVLRHRIILMPEREMEGATPDDIVAQLLQKVEVPR; this comes from the coding sequence ATGAATTTCGAATCACGCATTGACCTACAGGACCTTAACGACGCCATTTCGGCTATAAAATCAGAAATCGGCAAAATCATTGTTGGCCAACACACGACCATAGAACTCCTCCTGACGGCTATTTTGGCCGACGGCCACGTGCTGGTCGAGGGAGTGCCGGGAGTAGCCAAAACACTCACCGCCAAGCTGTTGGCCAAAACCATCAACACCGAGTTCAGTCGTATTCAGTTTACGCCTGACCTTATGCCCTCGGATGTGCTGGGAACGTCGATCTTCAACCCTAAACTCGCCAATTTTGAGTTTATGAAAGGGCCGATTTTTTCCAATATCATTTTGGTCGATGAAATCAACCGTGCTCCGGCGAAAACCCAATCGGCGTTGTTTGAAGTGATGGAAGAGCGTCAGGCTACCATCGACGGCACTACGTATCCCATGAGTTCACCGTTTATTGTAATTGCCACCCAAAACCCCGTGGAGCACGAAGGCACGTACCGCTTGCCGGAAGCACAATTAGACCGTTTTCTGTTTAAAATAGTGGTAGGCTACCCCACCGCCGAGCAGGAAGTGGAAGTTTTGCGCGGGCATCATTTACGGAAAAACATGGCTGAAGCCATTGCCGACATAACGTCTATCCTGCAGCCGCAGCAACTGGCCGAATTGCGCGCAAAAACGCATCAGGTACACGTAGAAGATAAATTGTTGGAATACCTTGCCCAAATCATCCTCCAAACCCGCAATAACAAATCGTTGTTTTTGGGGGCCTCTCCCCGGGCTTCAGTAGCGTTACTAAACAGCTCCAAAGCCCTCGCGGCCATCAGAGGACGGGATTTTGTAACGCCGGAAGATATTCAGGCACTGGCGCCGGCCGTGCTCCGTCACCGCATTATTTTAATGCCCGAACGCGAAATGGAAGGTGCCACGCCCGACGATATCGTGGCGCAATTACTGCAAAAAGTGGAAGTGCCTCGCTAG
- a CDS encoding DUF4350 domain-containing protein — MKNLRSKYFWFLVLTVVGYGMFEYYRPKPIDWSPSYSNKDKIPFGTRALYELLPDIFGRQPVESLRVPIYNHLTENKLPAQSNYIFVCQNFSIDKNDRAQLLNYVKKGNNAFISAYDFPDTLLKILHVRATLKAPSLRDTALVMNFVNPAFKKPKGYIFSQDDGRNYFLVKKAENVTVLAQNARNEPIFLKVGYGKGYFYLHNLPLALTNYYTLDSVTTDFAFKSLSYLPVKPTYWDEYLKQGRFGDNEQSIFRFVMTQPPLQWAYYLLLFGLFIFAVFAGKRTQRIIPVMEVPKNTSLEFVQTIGKMYFQQGDHANIAQKKIQHLLLYIRERFGIRTHELNDEFKEALTQKTGIPRLDIDVLFGEIAHAERSGIITEYALLSLNRRIEDFYQKTK; from the coding sequence TTGAAAAATTTACGAAGCAAATATTTTTGGTTTTTAGTGCTGACCGTCGTTGGTTACGGGATGTTTGAATACTATCGCCCCAAACCGATCGACTGGTCGCCGTCCTATTCCAATAAAGATAAAATACCGTTTGGCACCCGGGCGCTTTATGAGCTGTTGCCCGATATATTTGGTCGGCAGCCCGTCGAGTCCCTGCGCGTACCCATTTATAATCACCTGACCGAAAATAAGCTGCCGGCGCAGAGTAACTATATTTTTGTCTGCCAAAATTTCAGCATCGACAAAAACGACCGCGCTCAGCTTCTGAATTATGTAAAGAAAGGCAACAACGCCTTTATTTCGGCCTACGATTTTCCGGATACCCTGCTCAAAATTCTCCATGTGCGCGCCACGCTTAAGGCTCCCTCCCTGCGCGATACGGCGCTGGTGATGAACTTTGTCAACCCTGCGTTCAAAAAACCGAAAGGGTACATTTTTTCACAGGACGACGGTCGCAATTATTTTCTGGTCAAAAAGGCGGAAAATGTCACTGTGCTGGCTCAAAATGCGCGCAATGAGCCTATTTTTTTGAAAGTCGGCTATGGCAAAGGTTATTTTTACCTGCATAATCTGCCGTTGGCATTGACCAATTACTACACCCTCGATTCCGTCACAACCGATTTTGCCTTCAAAAGCCTCTCGTATTTACCCGTTAAACCGACGTACTGGGACGAATACCTCAAACAGGGTCGCTTCGGTGATAATGAACAATCGATTTTTCGGTTTGTCATGACCCAACCGCCGCTGCAATGGGCGTACTACCTGCTTCTTTTCGGACTGTTTATCTTTGCCGTTTTTGCGGGAAAACGCACCCAACGCATCATCCCGGTGATGGAAGTACCCAAAAATACATCGCTTGAATTTGTGCAAACCATCGGAAAAATGTACTTTCAGCAGGGAGATCATGCCAATATCGCCCAAAAGAAAATTCAGCATCTACTGCTGTACATCCGGGAACGTTTTGGAATACGCACCCATGAACTCAACGACGAGTTTAAAGAAGCGTTGACCCAAAAGACCGGAATCCCGCGCTTAGACATAGACGTATTGTTTGGCGAGATCGCCCACGCCGAGCGCAGCGGAATCATTACCGAATACGCATTACTGAGCCTGAATCGACGAATTGAAGATTTTTATCAAAAAACAAAATAA
- a CDS encoding DUF4129 domain-containing protein: MISSVFKCLAFTLLLISVGPCLHAQVNRADTTSVTAPLDASGIVQRAPASNRLNYFRNDRNYSYRNDPPPPENPVAKFWYWFQRKLSEFLQSSAYENFWQYVILATIGGLAIWLLYKSEFLGGFLGRKAQEDPLAYNRITENIHELDFNKLIEEAIENRNYRLAVRMYYLKSLKQLTDKQLIHWQPTKTNRIYVDELGNSRLKADFERLTSQFEYVWYGEFSVSESEFSVLKEEFSTFSGKI, translated from the coding sequence ATGATTTCATCCGTTTTTAAATGCCTTGCTTTTACGTTACTCCTGATCAGCGTCGGGCCATGTCTTCATGCCCAGGTAAACAGGGCAGATACAACAAGTGTAACCGCTCCCTTGGACGCCTCAGGCATTGTACAGCGTGCTCCCGCTTCCAACCGCCTCAATTACTTTCGCAATGACCGCAACTATAGCTATCGTAACGACCCGCCGCCCCCCGAAAACCCGGTGGCCAAATTTTGGTATTGGTTCCAACGCAAGCTGTCGGAGTTTTTGCAAAGCAGCGCATACGAAAACTTTTGGCAATATGTGATCCTCGCGACCATTGGCGGATTGGCCATTTGGCTGCTTTACAAATCAGAATTTTTAGGGGGATTTTTGGGGCGCAAAGCGCAGGAGGATCCGCTCGCTTACAATCGCATTACGGAAAATATCCACGAACTGGATTTCAATAAGCTGATCGAGGAGGCCATCGAAAACCGCAATTATCGTTTGGCCGTACGTATGTATTATTTAAAATCGCTCAAACAGTTGACCGATAAGCAGTTGATTCATTGGCAACCCACCAAAACCAACCGTATTTACGTAGACGAATTAGGAAATTCGCGTCTGAAAGCTGATTTTGAGCGGCTGACCTCTCAGTTTGAGTACGTATGGTACGGTGAATTTTCGGTGTCGGAATCAGAATTCAGTGTACTAAAAGAGGAGTTTTCGACTTTCTCGGGAAAAATCTAA
- a CDS encoding c-type cytochrome produces the protein MKRFTKMLLAAGLFCAGTTIANAQVKIPADIEALLTKNTCLACHRADQKLVGPGYKEVMAKKKYKPEQIVELIYAPKPANWPGYPPMAALPSVPKDEALKIAQWIVSLAPKKK, from the coding sequence ATGAAACGATTCACCAAAATGTTATTAGCCGCGGGCCTTTTTTGTGCCGGCACCACCATTGCAAACGCGCAGGTAAAAATTCCGGCAGATATTGAAGCATTACTTACCAAAAACACCTGTTTGGCTTGTCACAGAGCGGATCAAAAATTAGTTGGACCGGGTTATAAAGAAGTAATGGCTAAGAAAAAATATAAGCCGGAACAAATCGTAGAATTGATCTATGCTCCAAAACCGGCCAACTGGCCCGGATATCCTCCAATGGCAGCGCTTCCGAGTGTTCCAAAAGACGAAGCTCTGAAAATTGCGCAATGGATCGTATCATTGGCACCGAAAAAGAAATAA